One Papaver somniferum cultivar HN1 chromosome 10, ASM357369v1, whole genome shotgun sequence genomic window carries:
- the LOC113315654 gene encoding uncharacterized protein LOC113315654 translates to MQRPIKRNLCLLVMRGRLQTPGNDSKSKYSNRSTSNPDLNPFYDPPPSNEFENPIGSVSGSPRKLEEENIHNHSLKFTLISDSINEFWNLPQLPNCSDSIIKTGSHYILKIKVRKCAQYMYHSYSEPHSLLKTKVCRHTHYRFCSFRLLVVQGNFKLSHVKESLSWKPWSYPWSYACETKRQSKYKP, encoded by the exons ATGCAAAGACCTATCAAACGCAATCTCTGCTTGTTGGTCATGCGTGGGCGACTGCAGACACCTGGCAACGATTCGAAAAGCAAATATTCAAATCGGTCTACCTCCAATCCGGATTTGAATCCATTTTATGACCCGCCACCTTCAAATGAATTTGAAAATCCTATTGGGTCTGTATCTGGGAGCCCaagaaaattagaagaagaaaatatccaCAATCACTCTCTCAAGTTCACTCTCATATCTGATTCCATTAATGAATTTTGGAATCTACCCCAACTACCAAATTGCAGTGACAGCATTATCAAAACCGGATCACACTATATACTCAAAATAAAGGTTAGAAAATGTGCACAATACATGTACCACTCCTACAGCGAACCACACTCACTGCTCAAGACAAAGGTTTGCAGACACACACATTACAG GTTCTGCTCCTTCAGATTGCTAGTAGTCCAAGGCAACTTCAAACTCAGCCATGTGAAGGAATCTCTTAGCTGGAAACCATGGTCTTATCCTTGGTCTTATGCCTG TGAAACAAAAAGACAATCCAAATATAAGCCTTGA